A single genomic interval of Musa acuminata AAA Group cultivar baxijiao chromosome BXJ3-4, Cavendish_Baxijiao_AAA, whole genome shotgun sequence harbors:
- the LOC103982844 gene encoding uncharacterized oxidoreductase At4g09670, with amino-acid sequence MAAETTKSNPIRFGILGCAEIARKVARAIGLAPNAVVVAVGSRSLDKARRFIADNGLDADAVRAFGSYEAVLEDPGVDAVYVPLPTSLHLRWAVAAAERGKHLLLEKPTALCAAELDRILGACRSHGVQFMDSTMWMHHPRTAKMRELLSDSARFGQLKTIHSCFSFAGNPAFLQNDIRVKPDLDALGALGDVGWYCIRSILWAADYELPTKAIALQGTVKNEAGVILSCGSSLLWEDGKVATFQCSFMADMIMELIVGGTHGSLRLSDFVIPFEEEKAPFTFGSGLFFNEFVTGWQPLPSTHIVTASLPQEALMVQEFSRLAGSIRDSTGKPDDKWPTISKKTQLVLDAVKASIDQGYRPVDIVG; translated from the exons ATGGCGGCGGAGACGACGAAGAGCAACCCGATCCGGTTCGGCATCTTGGGGTGCGCGGAGATCGCACGCAAGGTCGCCCGCGCAATCGGGCTGGCCCCTAATGCCGTCGTCGTCGCCGTCGGTAGCCGCTCCCTCGACAAGGCCCGCCGCTTTATCGCCGACAACGGACTCGACGCCGACGCCGTCCGCGCCTTCGGCTCCTACGAGGCCGTCCTCGAAGACCCCGGCGTCGACGCCGTCTACGTCCCTCTTCCCACCAGCCTCCACCTCCGATgggccgtcgccgccgccgagcGCGGCAAGCACCTGCTGCTGGAGAAGCCCACGGCGCTCTGCGCCGCCGAACTCGACCGGATCCTCGGCGCCTGCCGCTCCCACGGCGTGCAGTTCATGGACAGCACCATGTGGATGCACCACCCCCGGACCGCCAAGATGCGGGAGCTGTTGTCCGATTCGGCTCGTTTTGGACAGCTAAAGACG ATTCATAGCTGTTTCTCGTTTGCTGGAAACCCTGCTTTCCTTCAGAATGACATCCGTGTGAAGCCCGATCTCGATGCACTCGGGGCTCTCGGTGATGTCGGGTGGTACTGCATTCGCTCTATCCTGTGGGCTGCGGATTATGAACTGCCAACAAAAGCAATTGCACTCCAAGGTACAGTGAAGAATGAAGCTGGTGTCATTCTCTCGTGTGGATCATCTCTTCTCTGGGAAGACGGCAAGGTGGCAACCTTCCAGTGCTCTTTCATGGCTGATATGATAATGGAACTCATAGTTGGGGGGACACATGGATCCCTTCGTCTCAGTGACTTTGTGATTCCGTTCGAGGAGGAGAAAGCTCCATTTACATTTGGTTCAGGCTTGTTCTTCAACGAATTTGTGACCGGATGGCAACCTCTTCCCAGCACGCATATCGTCACGGCTAGTCTACCACAGGAGGCTCTTATGGTACAGGAGTTCTCAAGGTTGGCAGGAAGCATCAGAGATTCTACTGGGAAGCCAGATGACAAATGGCCTACCATCAGTAAGAAGACGCAGCTGGTTCTGGACGCGGTGAAAGCCTCGATCGATCAGGGATACAGACCTGTAGACATTGTTGGATGA